A region of the Kribbella sp. NBC_01245 genome:
GACCGTGATGATCGGCGAGAGCCAGGCCGTCGCGGATCGGCTCGCGTCGGTCGAGTTGCCGGCTGGTACGACGCTTCGCGCGGTGACCGAGCGGGCCGACCTCGATCGCATCGCGGCGATGGAGTCGGAGGTCTGGTCCGACGACTGGGGCTGGCTCGCCGAAGACCTGGACTCGAAGATCTCGGCCGACCCGACAGCGATCGACGTGTACGTCGTGGAGGCGGACGGGGTCGTCGTCTCAGCCGCGTGGGCGGTGCACCTTCCTGGCACGGACTTCACCGGGCTCTGGGGTGGTTCGACGCTGGCCGCGTGGCGGCGCAAGGGCATCTACCGCAACCTGGTCGCTCGACGCGCCCGCCGTGCCGTCGAACGAGGCCACCGCTACCTCCAGGTAGACGCCTCCGCCGACAGCGCCCCCATCCTCGAATCCCTCGGCTTCACCCCCGTCACCACCACCACGCCGTACATCTTCACGCCGTAGACCAACTTCTGCCGCGAGTGGTCACATCTGGTCCATCACGCCGACGCCTGCCGGACCGCCGCGCGGACCAGATGTGACCACTCGCGGCAGAGAACGGGTCAATAGGGCCCGATGAACGGTTAGGGGCAGCGGACTATTTGGCCGGCGTAGGAGAGGCC
Encoded here:
- a CDS encoding GNAT family N-acetyltransferase, with the translated sequence MNSLAKELLAAYDDQLRSGGSADTPSDADGPVLRIDYPQRGFVTYRSLEGLDGEELDALIARQRDYFGERGKSVEWKTRGHDLPADLPERLIAAGFVPEELETVMIGESQAVADRLASVELPAGTTLRAVTERADLDRIAAMESEVWSDDWGWLAEDLDSKISADPTAIDVYVVEADGVVVSAAWAVHLPGTDFTGLWGGSTLAAWRRKGIYRNLVARRARRAVERGHRYLQVDASADSAPILESLGFTPVTTTTPYIFTP